One region of Thiorhodovibrio frisius genomic DNA includes:
- a CDS encoding SprT family zinc-dependent metalloprotease, translating to MPFTPDENARLKHLRTMVEQRIEELLETARRELKYGAASPAIRFDLRGQSAGQARFDARGRGTVRFNPWLLLRHGEEFIDQTVPHEIAHWLTFCLYGRKARPHGPQWRQLMVLFGAEPRRCHEYDLDDIPQRRVSSHSYHCACQEHQLSAVRHNRVRKGQTYLCRRCGQPLKLRVPTTASQ from the coding sequence ATGCCCTTCACACCCGATGAAAATGCCCGTCTGAAGCACCTGCGGACAATGGTCGAGCAACGGATCGAGGAACTACTCGAGACCGCTCGCCGCGAGCTTAAGTATGGCGCGGCAAGCCCCGCTATCCGCTTCGACCTGCGCGGACAGAGCGCAGGGCAGGCGCGCTTCGATGCACGCGGTCGCGGCACGGTCCGCTTCAATCCCTGGCTGTTACTCCGCCATGGCGAGGAATTCATCGATCAGACGGTCCCGCACGAGATCGCGCACTGGCTGACCTTTTGCCTTTACGGACGCAAAGCACGCCCGCACGGGCCACAATGGCGCCAGCTCATGGTGCTCTTTGGCGCCGAACCGAGACGCTGCCATGAGTACGATCTCGACGACATCCCGCAACGTCGGGTAAGCAGCCACAGTTACCACTGCGCTTGCCAGGAACATCAGCTTAGCGCGGTCCGCCATAACCGCGTGCGCAAAGGCCAGACTTATTTGTGCCGACGCTGCGGTCAACCGCTCAAGCTCAGGGTACCGACCACCGCCAGTCAATAA
- the rimP gene encoding ribosome maturation factor RimP — translation MRQANPKLTALAGAVVEPLGYELVGVEHVAGGRHAVVRVYIDREDGITVEDCALVSHQLSGQFDLEDPIPGEYELEVSSPGLDRPLFTVEQMRRFAGHRARVQLAEKRNGRRNFEGALVAVVDDALQLQLDDDEVESLPLALIERARLVPQFE, via the coding sequence ATGCGACAAGCGAATCCAAAGCTGACTGCGCTCGCCGGTGCGGTGGTTGAGCCGCTTGGGTACGAGTTGGTCGGCGTGGAGCATGTCGCCGGTGGTCGTCATGCGGTCGTTAGAGTGTACATTGACCGTGAAGATGGTATCACTGTCGAAGATTGCGCGCTGGTCAGTCATCAGCTCAGCGGTCAGTTCGATCTCGAGGATCCCATTCCCGGCGAGTATGAGCTTGAAGTGTCCTCGCCGGGTCTGGATCGGCCGCTGTTCACCGTGGAGCAGATGCGGCGCTTTGCTGGACATCGTGCGCGCGTGCAGCTGGCCGAGAAACGCAACGGGCGGCGCAACTTCGAAGGAGCGCTGGTCGCTGTGGTCGATGACGCACTGCAATTGCAGCTTGACGACGATGAGGTTGAGTCCCTGCCGCTGGCGCTGATCGAACGCGCGCGGCTGGTACCGCAGTTTGAATGA
- the nusA gene encoding transcription termination factor NusA yields MSKEILLVVEAVSNEKDVAKEIIFEAMEAALASATRKKHGGDIEARVSIDRQTGEYLTFRRWEVVADPDGEPLEAPERQITYSAAVELEPGTELGGFIEEEIESVLFGRIAAQTAKQVIVQKVREAERAKIVEAFQDREGELVTGIVKKAERNTIVLDLGSNAEALVPRDQMIARETVRPGDRLRGLLYEVRAELKGPQLFVSRTAPELLIELFRLEVPEVGEGTIEILGAARDPGLRAKIAVRTSDSRIDPVGACVGMRGSRVQAVSNELNGERVDIILWNENPAQFVINAMSPADVVSIVIDEDAHSMDVAVKEENLSQAIGRGGQNVRLASQLTGWELNVMSEEDAAAKSEEEGQRLVENFMTQLDVDESVAAVLVEEGFSTVDEVAYVPMAELQAIAEFNDEIVELLRQRAKDLVLTRAIASEEESEEEGDTEPSAELLAMSGMDPALANELARLKVTTMDDLAEQSVDELMDIDGMDEERAAALIMKAREPWFANSSPDPDVPNQEPASSETRSDQD; encoded by the coding sequence ATGAGTAAAGAGATTCTGTTGGTTGTCGAGGCTGTCTCGAACGAGAAAGATGTTGCCAAGGAGATTATCTTCGAGGCGATGGAGGCGGCGCTTGCCTCGGCGACACGCAAAAAGCATGGCGGCGATATTGAAGCGCGCGTTAGCATCGACCGGCAGACAGGGGAATACCTTACCTTCCGGCGCTGGGAGGTGGTGGCCGATCCTGACGGCGAGCCGCTGGAGGCACCCGAGCGTCAGATTACCTATTCTGCGGCCGTGGAGCTGGAGCCCGGGACCGAACTCGGTGGTTTTATCGAGGAGGAAATCGAGTCCGTGCTGTTCGGGCGCATTGCCGCTCAGACCGCCAAACAGGTCATTGTGCAGAAGGTGCGCGAGGCCGAGCGGGCCAAGATTGTCGAGGCTTTCCAAGATCGCGAAGGCGAGCTGGTCACCGGCATTGTCAAAAAAGCCGAGCGCAATACCATCGTGCTCGATCTGGGCAGTAACGCCGAGGCGCTTGTGCCGCGTGATCAGATGATTGCGCGCGAAACCGTGCGCCCGGGTGATCGCCTGCGCGGTTTGCTCTACGAGGTGCGCGCCGAGCTGAAAGGGCCGCAACTCTTTGTCAGCCGCACGGCGCCGGAGTTACTGATCGAGCTGTTTCGGCTTGAGGTGCCAGAGGTGGGTGAGGGCACTATTGAGATTCTCGGTGCTGCCCGCGACCCTGGGTTGCGCGCTAAGATTGCTGTGCGCACCTCGGACTCCCGTATCGATCCGGTCGGCGCCTGCGTTGGGATGCGCGGTTCCCGGGTGCAGGCGGTCTCCAATGAACTCAATGGCGAGCGGGTTGATATCATTCTCTGGAACGAGAATCCGGCTCAGTTCGTGATTAATGCCATGTCCCCGGCTGATGTGGTCTCCATCGTGATCGATGAAGACGCCCATAGCATGGATGTGGCAGTGAAGGAGGAAAATCTCTCCCAGGCGATCGGACGTGGCGGTCAGAATGTCCGCCTTGCCAGCCAGTTGACTGGCTGGGAACTCAATGTGATGAGTGAGGAGGACGCCGCCGCCAAGAGCGAGGAAGAGGGCCAGCGGCTGGTCGAGAATTTCATGACGCAGCTCGATGTCGACGAGAGTGTCGCTGCGGTGCTGGTCGAGGAAGGCTTTAGCACAGTGGATGAAGTCGCCTATGTGCCCATGGCGGAGCTACAGGCGATTGCGGAATTCAATGACGAGATTGTGGAGCTGCTGCGTCAACGAGCCAAGGATTTGGTGCTGACCCGCGCCATTGCCAGCGAAGAAGAAAGCGAAGAAGAAGGCGATACGGAGCCGAGTGCCGAATTGCTGGCGATGTCCGGCATGGACCCGGCCCTAGCCAACGAACTGGCGCGACTGAAGGTAACCACCATGGATGATCTGGCCGAACAGTCGGTCGATGAACTCATGGACATTGACGGTATGGATGAAGAGCGCGCAGCAGCGCTGATTATGAAAGCGCGCGAGCCCTGGTTCGCTAACTCGAGCCCCGATCCGGACGTTCCCAATCAGGAACCCGCTAGTTCGGAAACCCGGTCGGATCAGGACTAG
- the infB gene encoding translation initiation factor IF-2: MTSEVTVRQLANTVGIPEERLLTQLHEAGIAAANAEATITEQEKVQLLGFLRRSHGKQGEDDSASPSRVTQKRKSVSELRQTPAAQRPASGSRPTVSSRAGNKTAGNKTVSVEVRRKRTYVRRGEPEGAAPAAARGSERQTLEQPVGRRRVDSAEPARSGNMAGGRDPGADARRRAELEARRAEEESRRLAEREELEREERAAEARRRSAEEERRKSNEEARRLADEQAEQARLAGELDDSDEVAGEALPPVEEPDTPSNSNEGRARKPSKKGAERGDKERGEKDRGEKDKDKLADKDKPAKKGARKEPGRAKRLDAEVEYAEETSDEEVVVSRPAVRRRKKPAKAQLQDKHGFQRPTAPVVREVEIPEAISVGELASRMSVKASQVVKELFKQGVMVTINQLLDRDTATIVVEEMGHTPVEAKDHDVEDTLLAYLEAENEKAERVPRAPVVTIMGHVDHGKTSLLDYIRRAKVADGEAGGITQHIGAYHVTSERGTICFLDTPGHAAFSSMRARGAEVTDLVILVVAADDGVMPQTIEAIQHARASKVPLVVAINKMDKADANPDRVMQELSQHEVVSEEWGGDTMMVKVSAKSGDGIDDLLDAVLLQAEVLELEAPVGGSVHGAIVESSLEKGRGPVATVLVQSGTLRAGDMIVSGSEYGRVRAMFDETGRAVQEAGPSIPVQVLGLSGTPNAGDDVISVADEKRAREVAELRSTRERQSKIDAQGVASLDALFGQLKAGERKSVNLILKADVQGSLEALKDSLVKLSNDEVKVGIVGSGVGGLTESDANLAITSNAILLGFNVRADAAARRTIEEKGLDLRYYSVIYELIDDVKKAISGLLSPIISEEIIGLATVRDVFRSSKFGAIAGSMVIEGVIRRNSPIRVLRDNVVVYEGALESLRRFKDDVSEVKAGTECGIGVKNYNDVQVGDQVEVFERTERARVL, encoded by the coding sequence ATGACGAGCGAAGTCACGGTCAGACAGCTGGCCAACACCGTTGGAATCCCCGAAGAGCGGCTGCTTACGCAGTTGCACGAGGCCGGCATTGCCGCGGCCAATGCTGAGGCAACCATTACCGAGCAGGAAAAAGTCCAACTGCTTGGTTTCTTGCGCCGCAGCCACGGCAAGCAGGGCGAGGACGATTCCGCGTCACCCAGCCGCGTCACCCAGAAGCGCAAGTCGGTCAGCGAGTTGCGCCAGACGCCAGCCGCTCAGCGCCCAGCGAGCGGTTCAAGACCGACGGTCAGCTCGCGTGCGGGTAACAAGACGGCCGGAAACAAAACAGTCAGTGTCGAAGTCAGACGCAAGCGCACCTATGTGCGCCGTGGTGAGCCTGAAGGCGCGGCGCCTGCGGCCGCGCGCGGCAGCGAGCGCCAGACGCTCGAGCAGCCGGTTGGTCGGCGCCGCGTCGATAGTGCCGAGCCTGCGCGTAGCGGCAACATGGCGGGCGGGCGCGATCCAGGCGCCGATGCGCGCCGTCGGGCCGAACTCGAGGCGCGCCGTGCGGAGGAAGAATCGCGGCGCCTGGCTGAGCGCGAGGAACTCGAGCGCGAGGAGCGTGCCGCTGAGGCGCGCCGCCGCAGCGCCGAGGAAGAACGTCGCAAATCGAATGAGGAAGCGCGTCGCCTGGCTGATGAGCAGGCCGAACAGGCTCGCCTTGCGGGCGAGCTTGACGACAGCGACGAGGTCGCCGGCGAGGCGCTGCCGCCAGTGGAAGAACCCGACACCCCGAGCAACAGCAACGAGGGCCGCGCGCGCAAGCCAAGCAAGAAAGGCGCTGAGCGTGGGGATAAGGAGCGCGGAGAGAAAGACCGCGGGGAAAAAGACAAGGATAAGCTGGCCGACAAGGACAAGCCGGCCAAGAAAGGCGCGCGCAAAGAGCCCGGGCGGGCCAAGCGGCTTGATGCCGAGGTTGAATACGCGGAGGAGACCAGCGACGAGGAGGTGGTTGTCAGCCGCCCGGCGGTGCGTCGGCGCAAGAAACCCGCCAAGGCGCAACTCCAGGACAAGCATGGCTTTCAGCGCCCGACCGCGCCTGTGGTGCGCGAGGTCGAAATCCCCGAGGCAATCTCGGTCGGCGAGCTTGCCTCGCGCATGTCGGTCAAGGCTTCGCAGGTGGTCAAGGAACTGTTCAAGCAGGGCGTGATGGTCACCATCAACCAATTGCTTGATCGCGACACCGCCACCATTGTGGTGGAGGAAATGGGCCACACGCCGGTTGAAGCCAAGGATCACGACGTCGAGGACACCTTGCTCGCCTATCTCGAAGCCGAGAACGAAAAGGCCGAGCGTGTGCCGCGCGCCCCTGTCGTCACCATTATGGGCCATGTCGATCATGGCAAGACGTCATTGCTCGACTATATCCGTCGCGCCAAGGTGGCTGACGGTGAGGCCGGGGGCATCACTCAGCATATCGGTGCCTATCATGTGACCTCCGAGCGCGGCACCATCTGTTTTCTCGACACCCCGGGCCATGCCGCCTTCTCGTCCATGCGCGCGCGTGGTGCCGAGGTGACCGACCTGGTGATTCTGGTGGTGGCCGCTGATGACGGCGTGATGCCACAGACCATTGAGGCCATCCAGCACGCGCGTGCCTCCAAGGTGCCGCTGGTGGTCGCCATCAACAAGATGGACAAGGCGGATGCCAATCCCGACCGGGTGATGCAGGAGCTTTCGCAGCACGAGGTGGTCTCTGAGGAGTGGGGCGGCGATACCATGATGGTCAAGGTCTCCGCGAAAAGCGGTGATGGCATTGACGATCTGCTCGACGCTGTTCTGTTGCAGGCCGAGGTGTTGGAGCTTGAAGCACCGGTCGGCGGCTCGGTGCATGGCGCCATTGTGGAGTCGAGCCTCGAGAAGGGCCGTGGTCCGGTGGCGACCGTGCTGGTGCAGTCGGGTACCCTGAGAGCCGGCGACATGATTGTCAGCGGCTCCGAGTACGGCCGGGTGCGCGCCATGTTCGACGAAACCGGCCGTGCCGTGCAGGAGGCAGGCCCCTCCATTCCAGTGCAGGTTCTGGGGCTATCGGGCACGCCCAACGCCGGTGACGACGTTATCAGCGTGGCGGACGAAAAGCGCGCACGCGAGGTCGCCGAGTTGCGTTCCACGCGCGAGCGCCAGTCGAAGATCGACGCCCAGGGCGTCGCCAGTCTGGATGCGCTCTTCGGGCAGCTCAAGGCTGGTGAACGAAAGAGCGTTAATCTCATATTGAAGGCCGATGTGCAGGGCAGTCTTGAGGCTTTGAAAGACAGCTTGGTCAAGCTCAGCAACGACGAGGTGAAGGTGGGTATTGTCGGCTCCGGTGTCGGCGGTCTGACCGAGTCCGATGCCAATCTGGCCATTACCTCCAACGCCATTCTGCTTGGCTTTAATGTGCGCGCCGATGCCGCAGCGCGGCGCACCATCGAGGAGAAAGGCCTGGATTTGCGCTACTACTCGGTCATCTACGAGCTAATCGACGATGTCAAAAAGGCCATTTCCGGCCTGCTGAGTCCCATTATCAGCGAGGAGATCATCGGGCTCGCTACTGTACGGGACGTGTTCAGATCGTCCAAGTTTGGCGCCATTGCCGGCTCCATGGTCATCGAGGGCGTGATCCGTCGCAATAGCCCGATCCGGGTGTTGCGCGACAATGTCGTGGTCTATGAAGGCGCGCTCGAGTCCCTGCGCCGATTCAAAGACGACGTCTCTGAGGTCAAGGCCGGCACTGAATGCGGTATTGGCGTGAAGAACTACAACGATGTCCAGGTTGGCGATCAGGTCGAGGTGTTTGAGCGCACCGAGCGGGCGCGGGTGCTATGA
- the rbfA gene encoding 30S ribosome-binding factor RbfA, with amino-acid sequence MTRDSGRDFQRSERVGAELMRSLTVILREEVKDPRLGSVTIQEVRVSRDLSHAKVYFTCFPLDEETAAREALLNGPLAGFLRHELSRTERLRTIPQLHFVHDESIHHGEQLSALIDEAVAAIPPEHQTDADAIAATDDAAAGL; translated from the coding sequence ATGACGCGCGACAGTGGCCGGGATTTTCAGCGCAGCGAGCGTGTCGGCGCCGAGCTGATGCGCTCGCTGACAGTGATTCTGCGCGAGGAGGTGAAAGACCCCCGGCTTGGCAGTGTCACAATCCAAGAGGTGCGGGTCAGTCGCGATCTCTCCCACGCCAAGGTCTATTTCACCTGTTTCCCGCTTGATGAGGAAACCGCCGCGCGTGAGGCGCTGCTGAATGGTCCGCTGGCTGGCTTTCTGCGCCACGAACTTTCCCGCACTGAACGCCTGCGCACCATTCCTCAGCTGCACTTCGTCCATGACGAGTCCATTCACCATGGCGAGCAACTGAGCGCCCTGATCGACGAGGCTGTCGCTGCGATTCCGCCAGAGCATCAGACCGACGCGGATGCAATCGCTGCTACCGATGACGCCGCGGCGGGCCTTTGA
- the truB gene encoding tRNA pseudouridine(55) synthase TruB: protein MARRRKQGRKVAGILLLDKPLGDTSNHALQRVKHLFYAAKAGHTGSLDPLATGLLPICLGHTTKFSSFLLDADKRYRVRVRLGETTTTADAEGEILERRPTDGVTEAGVLACIERFVGDIEQLPPMYSAVKHQGQRLYKLAREGREVERQPRAIRIHRLELTSFALPDLELDVHCSKGTYVRTLAEDIGNCLGCGGHVIGLRRTGVGPYIEGDTRFVTMDELQALADAARDADAEDGSAPPLHERLQTLDALLLSLDTALGHCPALRLSADAAFYLGQGQPVLVPQAPTEGMVRLYDQSERFLGVGSILDDGRVQPKRLV from the coding sequence ATGGCACGACGACGTAAACAAGGCCGCAAGGTCGCGGGCATTCTGCTGCTCGATAAGCCCCTAGGGGACACATCAAATCACGCGCTCCAGCGAGTCAAGCATTTGTTCTATGCGGCCAAGGCAGGGCACACGGGTAGCCTCGACCCGCTCGCCACTGGGTTGTTGCCGATCTGCCTCGGCCATACCACCAAGTTTTCAAGCTTTCTGCTTGATGCCGATAAGCGCTACCGGGTGCGGGTGCGCCTGGGCGAAACCACGACCACGGCAGATGCCGAGGGCGAGATTCTCGAACGCAGACCGACTGATGGGGTGACCGAAGCTGGCGTGCTGGCCTGTATCGAGCGCTTTGTTGGCGACATCGAGCAGCTCCCGCCCATGTATTCAGCTGTGAAGCACCAGGGCCAGCGGCTCTACAAGCTCGCGCGCGAGGGACGGGAAGTTGAGCGCCAGCCGCGCGCGATTCGCATTCACCGCCTTGAGTTGACGAGCTTTGCTTTGCCGGATCTGGAACTCGATGTGCATTGTTCTAAGGGCACCTATGTGCGCACCTTGGCCGAGGATATCGGCAACTGCTTAGGCTGTGGCGGTCATGTCATTGGTCTGCGGCGCACCGGCGTCGGCCCTTATATTGAGGGCGACACCCGCTTTGTCACCATGGATGAGCTGCAAGCTCTGGCCGATGCGGCCCGGGACGCGGATGCCGAGGATGGCAGCGCGCCGCCCTTGCACGAGCGGCTGCAAACCCTTGATGCCTTGTTGCTCTCGCTCGATACCGCGCTGGGCCACTGTCCGGCGCTGCGCCTGTCCGCTGATGCAGCCTTTTACCTGGGGCAGGGGCAGCCGGTGCTGGTGCCGCAGGCACCGACCGAGGGCATGGTGCGACTCTATGACCAGTCAGAGCGCTTTCTTGGGGTGGGCAGCATTCTCGACGACGGCCGGGTGCAGCCAAAGCGACTGGTCTGA
- the rpsO gene encoding 30S ribosomal protein S15, whose translation MTMTAEDKRQVIAEHARGTNDTGSPEVQVALLTARIKQLTGHFNEHKHDHHSRRGLVRMVNSRRKLLDYLKRKDIDRYRALIQTLGLRR comes from the coding sequence ATGACAATGACTGCGGAAGACAAAAGACAGGTTATCGCCGAGCATGCCCGCGGCACCAACGACACCGGCTCACCCGAGGTGCAGGTCGCTCTGCTGACGGCGCGCATCAAGCAATTGACCGGGCATTTTAACGAGCACAAACACGACCACCATTCCCGTCGCGGTCTGGTCCGCATGGTTAATTCCCGACGCAAGTTGCTGGACTATCTGAAAAGAAAGGACATCGACCGTTATCGTGCGCTGATCCAGACGCTCGGCCTTCGTCGTTAA
- the pnp gene encoding polyribonucleotide nucleotidyltransferase produces the protein MTHITKTFQYGDQTVTLETGEIARQADGAVMVNMNDTVVLVTVVIDKRATVEKDFLPLTVDYQEKTYAAGRIPGGFFRREGRPSEAEILTSRLIDRPIRPLFADGFGREVQVIATVKSLNPAVNPEVPALIGASAALAISGAPFNGPIGAARVGYKNGEYLLNPAMIGLTPDSDLDLVVAGTEQAVLMVESEARGLSEDVMLGAVLFGHEQMQVVINTIKELAAEVNKPPLEWTPAATDAELAQAVAAQAADGLGEAYLIKDKMERYRALDRVRNAVYAELSGEDEKWPQALVYAALEKLEKSIVRGRILRGEPRIDGRDTSTVRPISIRTGVLPRTHGSALFTRGETQALVVTTLGTERDSQIIDALDGERREPFMLHYNFPPFCVGETGRVGSPKRREIGHGRLAKRGVMAAMPSIEEFPYSVRVVSEITESNGSSSMASVCGTSLSLMDAGVPIKGSVAGVAMGLIKEGGEFAVLTDIMGDEDHLGDMDFKVAGTAEGINALQMDIKIEGITREIMQQALAQAKDGRMHILGEMNKVIDHHRSEMSEHAPRIIEFKIHPEKIRDVIGKGGSTIRAITEETGATIDINDDGVVKIFSVQKSAGEEAKKRVRLITADVEVGKIYEGKVARLMDFGAFVTILPGRDGLVHISQICEERVQSVSDKLSEGDHVRVKVLEVDKQGRIRLSMKALSDEERAAPAE, from the coding sequence GTGACTCATATCACCAAGACTTTCCAATACGGGGATCAGACCGTAACGCTCGAGACCGGCGAGATCGCCCGCCAAGCCGATGGCGCGGTCATGGTCAATATGAACGACACCGTGGTCCTGGTCACGGTGGTCATCGACAAACGCGCGACTGTCGAAAAAGACTTTCTGCCGCTGACCGTCGATTATCAGGAAAAAACCTATGCCGCCGGGCGCATCCCAGGCGGCTTTTTTCGTCGTGAAGGGCGCCCGAGCGAGGCCGAGATTCTCACCTCACGCCTGATCGACCGCCCCATCCGTCCGCTGTTCGCCGATGGCTTTGGCCGTGAGGTGCAGGTCATCGCCACGGTCAAGTCGCTCAATCCGGCAGTGAATCCAGAGGTGCCCGCACTCATCGGCGCCTCCGCTGCGCTGGCCATCTCGGGCGCGCCCTTCAATGGGCCTATCGGTGCCGCGCGCGTGGGCTATAAGAATGGGGAATACCTGCTCAATCCAGCCATGATCGGCCTGACCCCAGACAGCGATCTGGATCTGGTGGTTGCCGGGACCGAACAAGCCGTGCTGATGGTGGAGTCCGAGGCGCGCGGTCTGTCCGAGGATGTCATGCTCGGCGCTGTGCTCTTTGGTCATGAGCAGATGCAGGTTGTCATCAATACCATCAAGGAACTGGCAGCCGAGGTTAACAAGCCGCCTCTGGAGTGGACCCCGGCGGCGACCGATGCCGAACTGGCGCAAGCGGTTGCGGCCCAGGCCGCCGATGGTTTGGGCGAGGCCTATCTCATCAAGGACAAGATGGAACGCTATCGCGCGCTCGATCGGGTGCGCAATGCGGTCTACGCCGAGCTTTCCGGAGAGGATGAGAAGTGGCCGCAAGCGCTGGTCTATGCCGCGCTCGAGAAGCTGGAAAAATCCATTGTGCGCGGGCGTATTCTGCGTGGCGAGCCGCGCATTGACGGCCGCGACACCAGCACTGTGCGTCCCATCAGCATTCGCACCGGCGTGCTGCCGCGCACCCACGGCTCGGCGCTCTTTACTCGTGGCGAGACCCAGGCCTTGGTGGTCACCACGCTCGGCACCGAGCGCGATTCGCAGATCATCGATGCCCTTGATGGCGAGCGGCGCGAGCCCTTCATGCTGCATTACAACTTCCCGCCCTTCTGCGTGGGTGAGACCGGCCGGGTCGGTAGCCCCAAGCGGCGCGAGATCGGCCATGGTCGTCTGGCCAAGCGCGGCGTGATGGCCGCCATGCCGAGCATTGAGGAGTTTCCCTACTCAGTGCGGGTGGTCTCGGAGATTACCGAGTCCAACGGTTCCAGCTCCATGGCCAGCGTCTGCGGCACCAGTCTGTCGTTGATGGACGCCGGCGTGCCTATTAAAGGGTCAGTGGCTGGCGTGGCCATGGGTCTGATCAAAGAGGGCGGCGAGTTTGCCGTGCTGACTGACATCATGGGCGACGAGGATCACCTCGGCGACATGGACTTCAAGGTGGCAGGTACCGCCGAGGGGATTAACGCCCTGCAGATGGATATCAAGATCGAGGGCATCACCCGCGAGATCATGCAGCAGGCGCTGGCGCAGGCCAAAGATGGCCGGATGCACATTCTCGGTGAGATGAATAAGGTCATCGACCACCATCGCTCTGAGATGTCCGAGCATGCGCCGCGCATCATCGAGTTCAAGATCCATCCGGAAAAGATCCGCGATGTCATCGGCAAGGGTGGCTCCACCATCCGCGCAATCACCGAGGAAACTGGCGCCACCATCGACATCAACGACGATGGCGTGGTCAAAATCTTCTCGGTGCAGAAGTCCGCTGGCGAAGAGGCGAAAAAGCGCGTCCGCCTGATCACCGCTGATGTCGAAGTCGGCAAGATCTACGAGGGCAAGGTTGCGCGCCTGATGGACTTTGGCGCCTTTGTCACCATCCTGCCCGGACGCGATGGTCTGGTGCATATCTCGCAAATCTGCGAGGAACGGGTGCAGAGCGTCAGCGACAAGCTCTCGGAAGGCGACCATGTGCGGGTCAAGGTGCTGGAGGTCGACAAGCAAGGCCGCATTCGCCTGAGCATGAAGGCGCTGAGCGATGAGGAACGCGCCGCTCCGGCTGAGTAG